One genomic window of Pseudoxanthomonas sp. includes the following:
- the murD gene encoding UDP-N-acetylmuramoyl-L-alanine--D-glutamate ligase: MRISQLEGRRVALWGWGREGRAAHALLRSRLPSLPLTLFCSEAEAGQAAALGDPLLHTDTQITGAGLGSFDVIIKSPGISPYSPEALEAQAAGARLLGGTALWFGEHPDARTVCVTGTKGKSTTTALLAHLLRAGGHRTALAGNIGLPLLEVMDPQPSPELWAIELSSYQTRAVADGGVPPEVAVVLNIFPEHLDWHGSQQRYIEDKLALVTEAHPRIAVLNAADPVLSKLQLPHSRIVWFNHADGWHLRGDVLFRGDTEVFDTRTVPLPGRHNRGNLCAVLAAIEALGYDAAALAPAAVSFQPLPNRLQTIGMRDGLTYVNDSISTTPHATLAALECFAGQRIALLVGGHDRGLDWHDFADAMGEHAPLGIVTMGGNGPRIHALLEGVMGAGQFQLAAAPDLAGAMHIAQQMLGGQGVVLMSPGAPSFGMYRDYVERGKDFARIAGFDPEAIVAIPGLGVG; encoded by the coding sequence GTGCGAATTTCGCAGCTTGAAGGCCGGCGGGTCGCGCTGTGGGGCTGGGGCCGTGAAGGTCGCGCCGCGCACGCGCTACTGCGCAGCCGGCTGCCGTCGCTGCCGCTGACCTTGTTCTGCAGTGAGGCAGAAGCGGGGCAGGCCGCCGCGCTCGGCGATCCGCTGCTGCACACCGATACACAGATCACCGGCGCGGGGCTGGGTAGCTTCGATGTAATCATCAAGTCGCCCGGTATCAGTCCGTATTCGCCCGAGGCGCTGGAAGCGCAGGCCGCGGGTGCGCGACTGCTGGGCGGCACCGCGCTGTGGTTCGGCGAGCATCCGGACGCGCGCACCGTGTGCGTGACCGGCACCAAGGGAAAAAGCACCACCACCGCCTTGCTTGCACACCTGCTGCGGGCGGGCGGGCATCGCACCGCGCTGGCCGGCAACATCGGCCTGCCGCTGCTGGAAGTGATGGACCCGCAGCCTTCGCCGGAGCTATGGGCGATCGAGCTGTCCAGCTACCAGACCCGTGCGGTGGCCGACGGTGGCGTGCCGCCGGAGGTGGCGGTGGTGTTGAACATCTTCCCCGAGCACCTGGACTGGCACGGCAGCCAGCAGCGCTACATCGAAGACAAGCTGGCACTGGTGACCGAGGCACATCCGCGCATCGCCGTCCTCAATGCGGCCGACCCGGTGTTGTCGAAGCTGCAGCTGCCGCACAGCCGCATTGTCTGGTTCAACCATGCCGATGGCTGGCATCTGCGTGGCGATGTGCTGTTTCGCGGCGATACCGAGGTGTTCGACACCCGTACCGTGCCGCTGCCGGGGCGGCACAATCGCGGCAACCTGTGCGCGGTGCTGGCGGCGATCGAAGCGCTGGGTTACGACGCCGCGGCACTGGCTCCGGCTGCGGTGAGCTTCCAGCCGCTGCCCAATCGCCTGCAGACCATCGGCATGCGCGACGGGCTGACCTACGTCAACGACTCGATCAGCACCACCCCGCATGCCACGCTGGCGGCGCTGGAATGTTTCGCCGGCCAGCGCATTGCGCTGCTGGTCGGTGGGCATGATCGTGGCCTGGACTGGCACGACTTCGCCGATGCCATGGGCGAACACGCGCCGCTGGGCATCGTCACGATGGGGGGCAATGGGCCGCGGATTCACGCCTTGCTGGAAGGTGTGATGGGCGCCGGGCAATTCCAGCTTGCTGCCGCACCGGATCTGGCCGGCGCGATGCACATCGCGCAGCAAATGCTGGGCGGGCAGGGCGTGGTGTTGATGTCGCCGGGGGCACCGAGTTTTGGCATGTATCGCGATTACGTGGAGCGTGGCAAGG
- the murL gene encoding UDP-N-acetyl-alpha-D-muramoyl-L-alanyl-L-glutamate epimerase, whose protein sequence is MSEVKFQRDAVKAFRFVDCSLDAATGVARLVYAFDDGPQLIETVSFPGAPFNLEGAPGQAVQRALRLLHLIAGVSYYKAAVPPEVVIEGDPIDADTAALMEDIYTHGLGEFAYRNGLDLHGRIRFPASGAADEATAPALGLASHALVAIGGGKDSLVSIEALRGAGIAQTVSWIGGSQLIAACASRTGLPTLNIGRAIAPELFEFNRQGAWNGHIPVTAINSAILVLAALLRGVDQVVFSNERSASVGSMIAGTGEVNHQWSKGWAFESLFGAHVQRHVAADLQYYSLLRPFSELAVARQFAKNDHYDAHFSSCNRNFHILGERPVNRWCGVCPKCHFVFLALAPFMPKPRLLNIFGRNLLDDTAQTGGFDALLEYQDHKPFECVGEGRESRAAMATLGQRPEWREDALVARFNREIAPQLDAAELQIPALLQPEGEHRIPAALWEPLRANFAA, encoded by the coding sequence ATGTCTGAAGTGAAGTTCCAGCGTGATGCCGTCAAGGCGTTCCGCTTCGTTGATTGTTCGCTGGATGCGGCCACCGGTGTGGCGCGCCTGGTGTACGCCTTCGATGACGGCCCGCAGTTGATCGAGACGGTCAGCTTCCCCGGTGCGCCGTTCAATCTGGAGGGCGCGCCTGGGCAGGCGGTGCAGCGTGCGCTGCGCCTGCTGCACCTGATTGCTGGCGTGAGCTATTACAAGGCCGCGGTGCCGCCGGAGGTGGTGATCGAAGGCGACCCCATCGATGCCGACACCGCCGCGCTGATGGAAGACATCTACACCCATGGCCTGGGCGAGTTCGCCTATCGCAATGGGCTGGACCTGCACGGGCGTATCCGTTTCCCCGCCAGCGGCGCGGCCGACGAAGCCACCGCGCCCGCGCTGGGGCTGGCCTCGCATGCGCTGGTCGCCATCGGCGGTGGCAAGGATTCGTTGGTCTCCATCGAAGCCCTGCGCGGTGCCGGCATCGCCCAGACCGTGAGCTGGATCGGTGGTTCGCAGCTGATCGCCGCGTGCGCATCACGCACCGGCCTGCCGACGCTCAACATCGGCCGTGCGATTGCGCCGGAGCTGTTCGAGTTCAATCGCCAGGGCGCGTGGAACGGGCATATCCCGGTGACCGCGATCAACTCGGCGATCCTGGTACTGGCCGCGCTGCTGCGTGGCGTGGACCAGGTGGTGTTCTCCAACGAGCGTTCGGCCAGCGTCGGCAGCATGATCGCCGGCACCGGCGAGGTGAACCACCAGTGGTCCAAGGGCTGGGCGTTCGAGTCGCTGTTTGGTGCGCACGTCCAGCGCCATGTCGCGGCCGACCTGCAGTACTACTCGCTGCTGCGGCCGTTCTCCGAGTTGGCCGTGGCCCGTCAGTTCGCCAAGAACGACCATTACGACGCGCATTTCTCCAGCTGCAACCGCAACTTCCACATCCTGGGCGAGCGCCCGGTGAATCGCTGGTGCGGCGTGTGCCCGAAGTGCCATTTCGTGTTCCTGGCGCTGGCGCCGTTCATGCCCAAGCCACGGCTGCTGAACATCTTCGGCCGCAACCTGCTGGACGATACCGCGCAGACCGGCGGCTTCGACGCGTTGCTGGAATACCAGGACCACAAGCCGTTCGAATGCGTCGGCGAAGGCCGCGAATCGCGTGCGGCCATGGCCACGCTGGGCCAGCGTCCGGAATGGCGCGAGGACGCGCTGGTCGCGCGCTTCAACCGCGAGATCGCGCCGCAGCTGGATGCGGCCGAACTGCAGATTCCCGCGCTGCTGCAGCCCGAAGGCGAGCACCGCATCCCGGCTGCGTTGTGGGAACCGCTGCGTGCGAATTTCGCAGCTTGA
- a CDS encoding bifunctional aspartate kinase/diaminopimelate decarboxylase, with product MSASPPNDRWIVLKFGGTSVSRRHRWDTIGRLAKKRAEENDARVLVVVSALSGVTNELTAIADGAADTAARVAALELRHREFLAELELDADAVLGERLAALRALASDPRAASRTLDWQAEVLGQGELLSSTIGAGYLAANGLDIGWCDARAWLDAMAIPNQSAWAQRLSVSCDPRGSDDWRARFRAQPTRLLISQGFIARHGDGGTAVLGRGGSDTSAAYFGALLKAQRVEIWTDVPGMFSANPKEVPDARLLTRLDYFEAQEIATTGAKVLHPRSIKPCRDAGVPMAILDTERPELPGTSIDGNALTVPGVKAISRRNGIVLVSMEGIGMWQQVGFLADVFDRFRKHGLSVDLIGSSETNVTVSLDPSENLVSTDVLAALSSDLAEICRVKVIAPCAAITLVGRGMRSLLHKLSDVWATFGKERVHLISQSSNDLNLTFVIDESDADGLLPILHGELIDSGAMPVEETSVFGPRWREIAGTIRPRETPWWRSQRERLLAIAEASTPAYVYHLPTVRARARALNAITAIDQRYYAVKANTHPAILKAVVEEGFGLECVSLGELRRIFEVLPDLSPARVLFTPSFAPHTEYAEAFGLGVTVTVDNVELLQQWPQVFDGRSLWLRVDLGRGDGHHAKVRTGGKDSKFGFPFERVAEFIALAAATNVRIVGLHAHLGSGVDTAQHWKQVCDELGGIAEQIGTVEVIDIGGGLPIPYTADDEPFDLVAWGAGLAEIKAAYPGFRLAIEPGRYMVAEAGVLLTFATQVVAKQGITRVGLDAGMHTLARPALYDAWHDVVNLSKLELAADAPFDIVGPICESSDVLGHRRPLPASTAPGDVMLVADAGAYGYVMASHYNLRGLPKEEVLDV from the coding sequence ATGTCAGCTTCCCCCCCGAACGATCGTTGGATCGTGCTCAAGTTCGGCGGCACCTCGGTGTCGCGTCGTCATCGCTGGGACACCATCGGCAGGCTGGCGAAGAAACGGGCGGAAGAAAACGACGCGCGTGTGCTGGTGGTCGTCTCTGCGTTGTCGGGGGTCACCAATGAATTGACCGCCATCGCCGATGGCGCGGCGGACACCGCCGCGCGGGTGGCCGCGCTGGAGCTGCGCCATCGCGAATTCCTGGCTGAGCTGGAACTGGATGCCGACGCGGTGCTGGGCGAACGCCTGGCCGCGTTGCGCGCGCTGGCCAGCGATCCGCGCGCGGCCAGCCGCACGCTGGACTGGCAGGCCGAAGTGCTGGGCCAGGGCGAACTGCTGTCTTCGACCATCGGCGCCGGTTACCTGGCCGCCAACGGCCTGGACATCGGCTGGTGCGACGCGCGCGCCTGGCTCGACGCGATGGCCATCCCCAACCAGAGCGCCTGGGCGCAGCGCCTGTCGGTGTCGTGCGATCCGCGCGGCAGCGACGACTGGCGCGCGCGTTTCCGTGCCCAGCCCACGCGCCTGCTGATCAGCCAGGGCTTCATCGCCCGCCACGGCGACGGCGGCACCGCGGTCCTGGGGCGCGGCGGTTCGGATACTTCCGCCGCGTACTTCGGCGCGCTGCTGAAAGCGCAGCGCGTGGAAATCTGGACCGACGTACCTGGCATGTTCAGCGCCAATCCGAAGGAAGTACCCGACGCGCGCCTGCTCACGCGCCTGGATTATTTCGAAGCGCAGGAAATCGCCACTACCGGCGCCAAGGTGCTGCATCCGCGTTCGATCAAGCCGTGCCGCGATGCCGGCGTGCCGATGGCGATCCTGGATACCGAGCGCCCCGAGCTGCCGGGCACCAGCATCGACGGCAATGCGCTGACCGTGCCGGGCGTCAAGGCGATCAGCCGCCGCAACGGCATCGTGCTGGTGTCGATGGAAGGCATCGGCATGTGGCAGCAGGTCGGCTTCCTGGCCGATGTGTTCGACCGTTTCAGGAAGCACGGCCTGTCGGTGGACCTGATCGGTTCGTCGGAGACCAACGTCACCGTGTCGCTGGACCCGTCCGAGAACCTGGTCAGCACCGACGTGCTGGCCGCGCTGTCGTCCGACCTGGCCGAGATCTGCCGGGTCAAGGTGATCGCGCCGTGCGCGGCCATCACCCTGGTCGGTCGCGGCATGCGCTCGCTGCTGCACAAGCTGTCGGATGTGTGGGCGACCTTCGGCAAGGAGCGCGTGCACCTGATCAGCCAGTCGTCCAACGACTTGAACCTGACCTTCGTCATCGACGAATCCGATGCCGACGGCCTGCTGCCGATCCTGCACGGCGAGCTGATCGACAGTGGCGCCATGCCAGTGGAAGAAACCAGCGTGTTCGGCCCACGCTGGCGCGAGATCGCCGGCACCATCCGTCCACGCGAAACCCCGTGGTGGCGCAGCCAGCGCGAGCGCCTGCTCGCCATCGCCGAGGCCTCCACGCCGGCCTACGTCTATCACCTGCCGACGGTGCGCGCGCGGGCCAGGGCGCTCAACGCGATCACCGCCATCGACCAGCGCTATTACGCGGTCAAGGCCAATACCCATCCAGCCATCCTGAAGGCGGTGGTGGAAGAAGGCTTCGGCCTGGAATGCGTGTCGCTGGGCGAACTGCGCCGCATCTTCGAGGTGCTGCCGGATCTGTCGCCGGCGCGGGTGCTGTTCACGCCCAGCTTCGCCCCGCACACCGAATACGCCGAGGCGTTCGGCCTGGGCGTGACCGTGACCGTGGACAATGTCGAACTGCTGCAGCAGTGGCCTCAGGTGTTCGATGGCCGCAGCCTCTGGTTGCGCGTGGACCTGGGGCGTGGCGATGGCCACCACGCCAAGGTGCGCACCGGTGGCAAGGACTCCAAGTTCGGTTTCCCGTTCGAACGCGTCGCTGAGTTCATCGCGCTGGCCGCGGCGACCAACGTGCGCATCGTCGGCCTGCATGCCCACCTGGGTAGCGGCGTGGACACCGCCCAGCACTGGAAGCAGGTCTGCGACGAACTGGGCGGCATCGCCGAGCAGATCGGCACGGTGGAGGTGATCGACATCGGTGGCGGCCTGCCGATTCCCTACACGGCCGATGACGAGCCGTTCGACCTGGTCGCTTGGGGTGCGGGGCTGGCCGAGATCAAGGCGGCGTATCCGGGCTTCCGCCTGGCCATCGAGCCGGGCCGCTACATGGTGGCCGAAGCCGGCGTGCTGCTGACCTTCGCCACCCAGGTGGTGGCCAAGCAGGGCATCACCCGCGTGGGCCTGGATGCCGGTATGCACACCCTGGCCCGCCCGGCGTTGTACGACGCCTGGCATGACGTGGTGAACCTGTCGAAGCTGGAACTGGCCGCCGATGCGCCGTTCGACATTGTCGGCCCCATCTGCGAATCCAGCGACGTGCTGGGCCACCGGCGTCCGCTGCCGGCGTCGACCGCGCCGGGCGATGTCATGCTGGTCGCCGACGCGGGCGCCTATGGCTACGTGATGGCCAGCCACTACAACCTGCGCGGACTGCCGAAGGAAGAGGTCCTGGATGTCTGA
- a CDS encoding PhzF family phenazine biosynthesis protein, whose translation MTQRRYLQLDVFAHSPGAGNPLGVIADSQGLDTGDMQALAAWLNLPETIFFLPPQAGADYHVRIFTPGCELPFAGHPSVGAAWAALSLGLASAQDDRLVQQCAAGLLPVRIARDGDGRISPHVRAPRAKPLATTPSQHALLGQAISRWPQAIRAPALWNNGPSWWLVELADTASVRTLQPDFAAIATLSRASQATGLAVFARHEGSEHDLAVRAFCPADAPSTPEDPVTGSANACIAALLHAVDALPGSNGRYLASQGRELGRDGVVQVRVDDQGEVWIGGLVQPVIQGQVSW comes from the coding sequence ATGACACAGCGCCGCTATCTGCAACTGGACGTCTTCGCCCACTCGCCCGGCGCCGGCAATCCGCTGGGCGTGATCGCCGACAGCCAGGGACTGGACACCGGGGACATGCAGGCACTGGCTGCATGGCTGAACCTGCCCGAGACGATTTTCTTCCTGCCACCGCAGGCGGGTGCCGACTATCACGTGCGGATCTTCACCCCGGGCTGCGAACTGCCCTTCGCCGGGCATCCCAGCGTCGGTGCGGCCTGGGCAGCCTTGTCGCTGGGGCTGGCCTCCGCGCAGGACGACAGGCTGGTGCAGCAGTGCGCAGCCGGCCTACTACCGGTGCGGATCGCGCGCGATGGCGATGGCCGCATCAGTCCGCACGTTCGCGCCCCACGTGCAAAGCCGCTGGCCACCACGCCGTCGCAGCATGCGCTGCTGGGACAAGCGATCAGCCGCTGGCCGCAGGCGATCCGCGCCCCGGCACTCTGGAACAACGGCCCCAGCTGGTGGCTGGTGGAACTGGCCGATACCGCCAGTGTGCGTACCCTGCAGCCGGATTTTGCCGCCATCGCAACACTGTCGCGGGCCAGCCAGGCGACCGGGCTGGCCGTCTTCGCACGCCATGAAGGCAGCGAACACGACCTGGCAGTACGCGCCTTCTGTCCAGCCGATGCCCCCTCGACACCGGAAGACCCGGTCACCGGCAGCGCCAACGCCTGCATCGCCGCGCTGCTGCACGCTGTCGATGCCCTGCCCGGCAGCAACGGCCGCTATCTCGCCAGCCAGGGGCGCGAGCTGGGCCGCGATGGCGTGGTGCAGGTACGGGTAGACGACCAGGGCGAAGTCTGGATCGGCGGCCTGGTGCAACCGGTGATCCAGGGCCAGGTCAGCTGGTGA
- a CDS encoding IclR family transcriptional regulator C-terminal domain-containing protein: MSENTRKATGTIERALDVLEAIGTSPKGVTFAEIAQQVQLPRTTAYRMLSGLIERNLVRRESTRRAYRLGFGALQLSRESHPAPALVVAANIELNYLRAITGETTCLWVRDGLEVIALERTQGAHRSQGDTHVGQGRLLHVTAAGKVLLAAMRTGERNPLLARLPMTPFTPNSATSREQVGAMIAAVKVQGYAIDDEESRLGARCVAAVIRDMQGVVRGALSLSGATERFTPERMAQFGTELTEAAQRIGERLAGTVEVTHDDQVQRIAGPAATGGDFASWSTARGCWYWIDTATATLHCAQDTEDRVLIALDVIARSLHATPNGLEVVHDDGILRLDFDGKAVQRPLERRGGTAPLAACVQPDGREWQVTHDPAGGYRIATWLHTGIAVPGWRIDDRIDALCWNPDGTRLFAASATTGTLYEMRQGDARIRRLAVVPKASGLIRGLAADAQGDVWVALYGGWAVARFSAEGGMMQEVVGLPVAWPTSLAVGGRDGRQLAITTSTGPDATAADATGQEPGEATLTGLYVLTRPAAPAK, translated from the coding sequence ATGAGTGAAAACACGCGCAAGGCCACTGGCACGATCGAGCGGGCGCTCGATGTCCTGGAGGCCATTGGCACCTCGCCCAAGGGCGTGACGTTCGCGGAAATCGCCCAGCAGGTCCAACTGCCGCGCACCACCGCCTACCGCATGCTGAGCGGGCTGATCGAACGCAACCTGGTGCGTCGCGAATCGACCCGCCGCGCCTATCGCCTGGGCTTCGGCGCACTGCAGCTGAGCCGCGAGTCGCACCCGGCGCCGGCGCTGGTGGTCGCAGCCAACATCGAACTCAACTACCTGCGCGCCATCACCGGCGAGACCACCTGCCTGTGGGTGCGCGATGGCCTGGAAGTCATCGCGCTCGAACGCACCCAGGGCGCGCACCGCTCGCAGGGCGACACGCACGTCGGCCAGGGCCGGCTGTTGCACGTCACTGCCGCCGGCAAGGTGCTGCTCGCCGCGATGCGCACCGGCGAGCGCAACCCACTGCTCGCACGCCTGCCGATGACCCCGTTCACGCCCAACAGCGCCACCAGCCGCGAGCAGGTCGGCGCGATGATCGCCGCGGTCAAGGTGCAGGGTTACGCGATCGACGACGAGGAAAGCCGCCTGGGCGCGCGTTGCGTGGCCGCGGTGATCCGTGACATGCAGGGCGTGGTGCGCGGCGCGCTGAGCCTGTCCGGTGCAACCGAACGCTTTACACCCGAACGCATGGCGCAGTTCGGCACCGAACTGACCGAGGCCGCCCAGCGCATCGGCGAACGCCTGGCCGGCACGGTCGAAGTCACCCATGACGACCAGGTCCAGCGCATCGCCGGGCCTGCCGCCACAGGCGGCGACTTCGCCAGCTGGTCCACCGCGCGCGGCTGCTGGTACTGGATCGACACCGCCACGGCCACCCTGCATTGCGCGCAGGACACCGAAGACCGCGTCTTGATCGCGCTGGACGTGATCGCCCGCAGCCTGCATGCCACGCCCAACGGGCTGGAAGTGGTGCACGACGACGGCATCCTGCGCCTGGATTTCGACGGCAAGGCCGTGCAGCGGCCGTTGGAGCGTCGTGGCGGCACCGCGCCCCTCGCCGCCTGCGTGCAGCCCGATGGTCGCGAATGGCAGGTCACCCATGACCCGGCCGGCGGTTACCGCATTGCCACCTGGCTGCACACCGGCATCGCGGTGCCGGGCTGGCGCATCGACGACCGCATCGACGCGCTGTGCTGGAATCCGGATGGCACGCGCCTGTTCGCCGCCAGCGCCACCACCGGCACGCTCTATGAAATGCGCCAGGGCGATGCGCGCATCCGGCGCCTGGCCGTGGTGCCCAAGGCGTCCGGGCTGATCCGCGGCCTGGCCGCGGATGCGCAAGGCGATGTCTGGGTCGCGCTGTACGGCGGCTGGGCCGTGGCCCGCTTCTCCGCCGAGGGCGGGATGATGCAGGAAGTGGTCGGCCTGCCGGTGGCCTGGCCGACCAGCCTGGCTGTTGGCGGTCGCGATGGCCGCCAGCTGGCGATCACCACCAGCACCGGGCCCGATGCAACCGCCGCCGATGCCACTGGACAGGAACCAGGGGAAGCGACGCTCACGGGGCTGTATGTGTTGACCCGCCCGGCCGCGCCAGCCAAGTAA
- a CDS encoding glycine zipper 2TM domain-containing protein, translated as MIRSTLGVLLLGLACVATASAQSRYADYYSQTYGTANGARDDRSGDSRDGGAYDYARVVRVDPIIAPPPPPRQQCYTRAADDGYTQGGDYYDGNGDRQQSTPGGRVGATILGGVLGAVVGSRFGDGGGRLLGTAVGTAAGTAVGQSVYDNSHTTTGTVRVCEPVSDRRDGGDGDVEGYDVTYEYAGRDYHTRTAYHPGDRIRVRVDVAAAQD; from the coding sequence ATGATCCGCTCCACCCTTGGCGTCCTGCTGCTTGGCCTGGCTTGCGTTGCTACAGCCAGTGCGCAGTCGCGTTATGCCGACTATTACAGTCAGACCTATGGCACTGCCAACGGCGCACGTGATGACCGTTCTGGCGACAGCCGCGATGGTGGTGCCTACGACTATGCGCGCGTGGTACGGGTCGATCCGATCATCGCGCCGCCCCCACCGCCGCGGCAGCAGTGCTACACCCGCGCCGCCGATGATGGCTACACGCAGGGCGGCGATTATTACGATGGCAATGGCGACCGTCAGCAGTCCACGCCCGGTGGGCGCGTGGGTGCGACGATCCTCGGTGGCGTGCTGGGTGCGGTGGTCGGTAGTCGTTTCGGCGATGGCGGTGGGCGACTGCTCGGCACTGCGGTGGGTACCGCAGCGGGGACGGCCGTGGGCCAATCGGTCTACGACAACTCACACACCACGACCGGCACCGTGCGGGTCTGCGAGCCGGTGTCCGACCGTCGTGATGGCGGCGATGGCGACGTGGAAGGCTACGACGTCACCTACGAATATGCGGGTCGCGATTACCACACCCGCACTGCGTATCATCCGGGTGACCGAATCCGGGTTCGCGTGGACGTTGCCGCCGCGCAGGACTGA
- a CDS encoding OsmC family protein → MGISRPATAYWEGDLKSGKGKISTPQSGLLSDTPYGFNSRFGDQKGTNPEELIAAAHAGCFTMALANLLTEAGSPPTSLETRAEVDLSMEGGPTLSHIRLKVKGVVPGIDAARFKQIAEDAKSNCPVSKALKAVPMSLEAEFSS, encoded by the coding sequence ATGGGTATTTCGCGTCCCGCCACCGCCTATTGGGAAGGCGATCTGAAATCCGGAAAAGGCAAGATTTCCACGCCGCAGAGTGGCTTGTTGTCCGACACGCCTTACGGGTTCAACAGCCGCTTCGGCGACCAGAAAGGCACCAACCCCGAAGAGCTCATCGCCGCCGCGCATGCCGGCTGCTTCACCATGGCGCTGGCGAACCTGCTGACCGAAGCAGGTTCGCCGCCGACCTCGCTGGAGACGCGCGCGGAAGTCGACCTGTCGATGGAAGGTGGGCCGACGTTGTCGCACATCCGCCTGAAAGTGAAAGGTGTGGTGCCGGGCATCGACGCGGCCAGGTTCAAGCAGATCGCCGAAGACGCCAAGAGCAACTGCCCGGTGTCCAAGGCACTCAAGGCCGTACCGATGAGCCTGGAAGCCGAGTTTTCCAGCTGA
- a CDS encoding HU family DNA-binding protein: MAKTTKKVATKKVAKTAAKPAAPKPIKEALTKSGLVAHLAESAAVAPKDVRAVLAALQSAIQGSISKKGAGTFTLPGLLKIKTVSVPAKPKRKGINPFTKEEQWFAAKPAATKVKFAALKSLKDSAA; encoded by the coding sequence ATGGCAAAGACCACCAAGAAGGTAGCGACCAAGAAGGTCGCCAAGACCGCCGCCAAACCGGCCGCGCCGAAGCCGATCAAGGAAGCCCTGACCAAGTCGGGCCTGGTCGCCCACCTGGCTGAAAGCGCCGCCGTCGCCCCGAAGGACGTGCGCGCCGTGCTGGCCGCACTGCAGTCGGCCATCCAGGGCTCGATCAGCAAGAAGGGCGCAGGCACCTTCACCCTGCCGGGCCTGCTGAAGATCAAGACCGTCAGCGTGCCGGCCAAGCCGAAGCGCAAGGGCATCAACCCCTTCACCAAGGAAGAGCAGTGGTTCGCCGCCAAGCCGGCCGCCACCAAGGTGAAGTTCGCTGCACTGAAATCCCTCAAGGATTCCGCGGCCTGA
- a CDS encoding DUF3861 domain-containing protein, whose translation MGSRPHRYRITVTPVEDDGHPCNDRCSIEFEHRATQDWMRLLESAQRHRQLSADERAATLVSSRLLQDLAQRHRDGVEDPFAPLEPALDRFIAGLDPRR comes from the coding sequence ATGGGCTCCCGACCGCACCGCTACCGCATCACCGTCACCCCCGTCGAAGACGACGGCCATCCATGCAACGACCGTTGCAGCATCGAGTTCGAACACCGCGCCACGCAGGACTGGATGCGGCTGCTGGAAAGTGCCCAGCGCCACCGCCAGCTCAGCGCCGACGAACGCGCCGCCACGCTGGTGTCCAGCCGGCTGCTGCAGGACCTGGCCCAGCGCCACCGCGATGGCGTCGAAGATCCGTTCGCCCCGCTGGAACCCGCACTGGACCGCTTCATCGCCGGACTCGACCCGCGTCGCTGA
- a CDS encoding DUF1439 domain-containing protein, which translates to MLASIFLTRMRAALVAIALVAASVTAAAWAQGKPSNTLSVSAQQVQGYLQAEFPRDFDALGGLVSMTASNPQLTIPRDGNRVQMQFDASSNGKALGRVWLSSGLRYDPQKTALFLDAPTVDRVVPSNGRELRERDRQLVSLFLQDYASSEPLYRLDPKLLANFGDVRVESASVEHGQIAVHLNQPVGMPDLSDAK; encoded by the coding sequence ATGCTGGCATCGATCTTCCTCACACGCATGCGCGCCGCACTGGTCGCGATCGCGCTGGTCGCCGCATCCGTCACTGCCGCAGCGTGGGCACAGGGCAAGCCGTCCAACACGCTGTCGGTTAGTGCCCAGCAAGTGCAGGGCTATCTGCAGGCCGAATTCCCGCGCGATTTCGATGCGCTGGGCGGCCTGGTGTCGATGACCGCCAGCAATCCGCAGCTGACCATCCCGCGCGACGGCAACCGGGTCCAGATGCAGTTCGATGCCAGCAGCAACGGCAAGGCACTGGGCCGGGTCTGGTTGAGCAGCGGCCTGCGCTACGACCCGCAGAAAACGGCGCTGTTCCTGGACGCCCCCACCGTCGACCGCGTGGTGCCCAGCAATGGCCGTGAACTGCGCGAACGCGACCGCCAGCTGGTCAGCCTGTTCCTGCAGGACTATGCCAGCAGCGAACCGCTCTATCGGCTCGACCCGAAGCTGCTGGCCAACTTCGGTGACGTGCGGGTGGAATCGGCCAGCGTCGAGCACGGCCAGATCGCGGTGCATCTCAACCAGCCCGTGGGCATGCCGGACCTGAGCGATGCGAAGTAA